A single Lactuca sativa cultivar Salinas chromosome 8, Lsat_Salinas_v11, whole genome shotgun sequence DNA region contains:
- the LOC111886656 gene encoding calcium uniporter protein 5, mitochondrial, whose amino-acid sequence MWRSSFPLLKQGVASATASGRCNPASFGPTITAFVESNNGKMCGCLFSSSVGGGDGVGSGGNGGNRASIEEANKLMKLVDVEALKSKLGAGGNEVVRYSELLQACESLGLAKSAEEAKMLAKVYDDAGVIFIFRDKAYLHPHKVMDMVRKAVPLALLPENDPSKEELKTLQAKHEEIDVLAHKQVRRILWAGLGVSLAHISLFFRLTFWEFSWDVMEPITFFCGSSGLIIGYAYFLVTSRDPTYQDFMKRLFLSRQRKLIKKHNFDVQRFMELQNKCKSTSFSSASGCSGGAGKSGSLA is encoded by the exons ATGTGGCGATCATCGTTTCCGTTGCTGAAACAGGGCGTAGCGTCGGCGACGGCGAGTGGTAGGTGTAATCCGGCATCGTTTGGACCAACAATAACTGCTTTCGTTGAATCGAATAATGGAAAAATGTGTGGCTGTTTGTTCTCGAGTTCGGTCGGCGGAGGCGACGGAGTGGGGAGTGGAGGTAATGGTGGTAATCGTGCATCAATTGAGGAGGCGAATAAGCTGATGAAATTGGTGGACGTGGAGGCTTTGAAATCGAAGTTAGGGGCAGGAGGTAATGAGGTGGTTCGTTATTCGGAGCTTTTACAGGCGTGCGAGAGTTTAGGCCTAGCGAAATCTGCCGAGGAAGCGAAGATGCTCGCGAAAGTTTATGATGACGCTGGTGTTATTTTCATCTTCAGAGATAAAGCATATCTTCATCCTCATAAG GTGATGGATATGGTTCGAAAGGCAGTTCCTCTTGCCCTGTTGCCTGAAAACGATCCGAGTAAGGAAGAACTGAAAACGTTACAAGCAAAACATGAAGAAATCGACGTGTTAGCACACAAGCAAGTCCGACGAATCCTTTGGGCTGGGCTAGGGGTCTCACTTGCACATATTTCGCTGTTTTTCCGTCTAACTTTTTGGGAATTTTCATGGGATGTTATGGAACCAATAACATTCTTCTGTGGATCTTCTGGTTTAATTATAGGTTACGCTTACTTTCTTGTCACTTCAAGAGACCCCACATATCAAGATTTCATGAAGAGGCTTTTTTTGTCACGTCAAAGAAAGCTTATCAAGAAGCATAATTTTGATGTTCAAAGATTCATGGAGCTTCAGAATAAATGCAAATCGACATCTTTTAGCTCAGCTTCGGGTTGCAGTGGTGGTGCTGGAAAATCGGGTTCTCTTGCATAG
- the LOC111886654 gene encoding bifunctional bis(5'-adenosyl)-triphosphatase/adenylylsulfatase FHIT: MADYTFGPHKIDHNDVFYTTDLLYAFVNLRPVLPGHVLVCPKREVKRFGELTTEETSEMWITAKRIGNMLENYHKASSLTFTIQDGPQAGQSVPHVHIHIVPRKVGDFENNDDIYDAIDESDKNLKKKLDLDKERKDRSSEERVQEAEEYRKLLSFEPES, encoded by the exons ATGGCCGATTATACTTTCGGACCTCACAAAATCGATCACAACGACGTCTTCTACACCACAGATCTTCTTTACGCTTTTGTGAATCTACGCCCTGTTCTTCCTGGT CATGTGTTGGTATGCCCAAAGCGCGAAGTAAAGCGATTTGGTGAGCTTACGACAGAGGAGACTAGTGAGATGTGGATTACAGCTAAGAGAATTGGTAATATGCTCGAGAATTATCACAAAGCATCTTCTCTCACCTTTACAATCCAA GATGGCCCACAAGCAGGACAATCTGTTCCACATGTTCATATACATATCGTCCCTCGaaaagttggagactttgagAATAACGATGATATATATGATGCT ATCGATGAGTCGGATAAGAATTTGAAGAAAAAACTAGACTTGGACAAGGAGCGGAAGGATAGAAGCTCGGAGGAGAGGGTTCAAGAGGCAGAAGAATACAGAAAGCTTCTGTCATTCGAGCCAGAATCATAA